In Paludibaculum fermentans, the genomic stretch GTTGCTGAACCTTGCGCGCTCGATCAATATCTCCATTTACGATCCTCACGAACTGATTGCGGAACACGAGCAGTGGCAGGCGGCCAATATTCACGTGTTTGGCCGTGGCGGCCAGACTCAAACCCCGGCTCGGGCTGCCGGCGATCCCTGGGCGGGCTGGCGGCGCTGGCTGATCGGCGAGAGCGACACGATGCGGAAGATCGTGGAAATGATCCGCATTGTGGCCGACCGGCGGACCACGGTCCTCTTATTGGGCGAGACGGGCACGGGCAAAGAAGCGGCGGCGCGGGCGATTCACGAAGCCAGCGGGCGGCGCGACCAGGAACTGGTTCCGGTGAATTGCGCGGCCATTCCGGAATCCTTAATAGAAGCCGAGCTGTTTGGCCACGCCAAGGGCGCCTACACGGGTGCGATCGGCGCGCGGGCCGGCTATTTTGAACGCGCCCACCGCGGCACGCTGCTGCTGGACGAAATCGGCGAGATGCCGCTGGCGCTGCAGGGTAAACTGCTGCGCGTGCTGCAGGAGCGCGAGATCCAGCGGGTTGGTGGTGGGGAAACAGTACCGGTGGATTGCCGCATCATCGCGGCCTCGAACGTCGACCTGGCGGAAGAGGCGCGCTTGAAGCGATTCCGTTCCGACCTGTTTTACCGGCTGAGCGTCGTCGTACTCCGGCTGCCTGCCCTGCGCGAACGGCGCGAGGATATTCCGGTGCTGGTGGATCACTTCATTGAACGGATCTGCAAGGCCGAGAATCTGGCGCGCTGCCGGGTGACCCCGGATGCGTTGCGGCGGCTGGCCGATTGCGACTGGCCGGGCAATGTGCGGCAACTGGAACACGCGGTGGAATCGGCCGTGGTGATGTCGGACGGCAGAACCGTTCTGACCGCCTACGACTTCCCCATTGATGTGCCCTTGAATCATGTGGCTCCGGCGCCTCCGGCCAGCGGCAGCTTCCCGGTTCTGCCCGAAACGGGCCTGGACATGGAAGAGACGGTCCGCCGGTTGGAGATGCACCTGCTGTCCGAGGCCCTGGGACGGGCCAATGGGAACAAAGCCCGCGCGGCCGACCTGCTGGGGCTGAAACGGACCACCTTGTTATATAAGGCTCGCAGCCTCGGCTTCGCGATCGCCTAGACCAGAAACAACTCATGGCTAACGACTCCACCAGCACGCCAGCCGTGGCGCCCACCCGGGCTATGCTCCGCCATGCGGAGTGGACCGACATGGCAGTACCCGTCGCGGTGCTTTGCATTGTCGTCGCGCTGGTGACTCCGCTGCCCTCGGTGGTGCTCGACTTCCTGCTGGTGCTGGACATCATGACCTCAGTGATCGTGCTGATGGTCGCGATGTACATCCGCAAGGCGGTGGAGTTTAGTATCTTTCCCAGCGCACTGCTGTTGTTGACCCTCTCCCGGCTGGCGTTGAACATCTCGGCTTCGCGGCTGATCCTGTTGAACGGCAATTCGGGCGCGTCGGCGGCCGGCCATGTGATTGAAGCGTTTGGGACTTTCGTCGTCGGCGGCAACTACGTGATCGGCACGGTGATCTTCCTGGTGCTGATCGCCATTCAATATGTCGTGATCAACCACGGTGCGGTGCGCATCTCGGAGGTCACGGCTCGTTTCACGTTGGACGCCTTGCCGGGCAAGCAGATGTCGATCGACGCGGACATGAATGCCGGGTTGATCACAGAGCAGGAAGCCCGCACGCGCCGCAAGCAACTGGCGGCGGAAGCGGAGTTCTACGGGGCCATGGACGGCGCGTCACGGTTTACGCAACGCGACGCGGTGGCCAGCATCCTCATTACCGGTATCAATATCATTGCCGGGTTCCTGATCGGCGTGTTGCAGCATGGCATGGACCTGAAGCACGCGCTGGAAACCTACACCATCCTGACTATTGGCGAAGGCCTGGTCTCGGTGATTCCGGCGCTGATGATCTCAATTTCGGGCGGTTTGATCGTCACCCGTTCCAGTTCGGAGCAACGGCTGGGCGCCGAGGTGAGCCAGCAGATGTTCTCGAACGCGCAGCCGCTGCTGTTGTCGAGCGGAGTCCTGGCGGTGCTGGGCATGTTCCCCGGCTTGCCGGCCCTGCCCTTTTTCGCGGCGAGCGCGGGCATCGGGTATGCCGGATGGCGGATCCGTCAAAAAGCTGACGCTTCGGCGGCGTTGGTGGCTCCGGTGAAGAAGGAATCGGCGCAAGTGAATGTGGAGTCGCTGCTTAAGGTGGAACCGCTGGCGCTGGATGTCGGGCTGGGGTTGGTGCAACTGGTGGAGGGCGGGAGTGAATCGCCGCTGTTGCTAAGGATCACGGCGCTGCGCCGGCAACTGGCCGGACAGAGCGGCTACCTGCTGCCGCCGTTGAAGGTGAGCGACAACCTGTCACTGCGTTCGCGCGAGTACAGGGTGATGCTGCGCGGAGCGGAAATCGCGCGTTATGAGTTACTTGCCGGGCATTCGCTGGCCATTCCGGGCGTCAATGCGCAGCCGCTGAGAGAGGGTAAGGCGACCCGCGATCCGGCGTTTGGACAGACGGCCTTCTGGATCGCCGCGGGCCTGTCCGACCAGGCGCGGGCGGCCGGCTACACCGTGGTGGATGCGGTCAGCATCATCGGTGCGCACCTGGCGGAACTGATCCGGAAGTACGCGTGTGAACTCTTCAGCCGGCAGGATGCGAAGAACTATTGCGACCGTGTGGCGCAGGAGCATCCCAAGGTGGTCGAGGATTTGGTCCCCAAACTGCTATCACTCTCAGTGATTCAGAAGGTTCTGCAGAATCTGTTGCGCGAGAGGGTCCCTGTCCGCGACTCGGTTCTCATCCTGGAAGCCATGAGCGAAGCGGCGGTGACGACGAAGAACCCGATCCTGTTGACCGAGTTCGTGCGGCAGGCCATCCGCCGGGTCCTGGTGGAACCTTACTTGAATTCCGACAGGGCGTTGGAGGTCTTCCTGCTGGCGCCTGAGACGGAGCATCTGATCGAAAAGGCCATCGAACACCACGAGACCACCAGCAGCCTGGCCTTGGCGCCGACGCGCATCAGGGAAGTGGTGGAAGAGGTCCGGCGGCGGGTAGGCTCAGGCGACAACAGCGCCGTGCTGTTGACCTCGACGAGCGTACGGTATTTTGTCCGGCAGATTCTAGAGCAGTACATGCCGGGGGTCGCGGTGCTATCGCACGGCGAGATTCCGGCGGAGGTGAGAATCCATGTCAGCGGTCATCCCGGGGCGACTGCCCAGCTGGAAGCAAAGGCAGGAGCGTGAAGCGATGAAGTCGAAGTCGTTTTTTGCGGACAGGGTCCATGATGCGATGCTCGCGGCGCGGGCGGAACTCGGATCCGATGCTGTGCTTCTCAGCAGCCATCGTACGCCCGCGGAAGTCCGGCACCTCGGTGAATTCGAAGTCGTTTGCGGTTATACGGAAAAGCCGGCGGCGCTGGAATTGAGCGCCCCGCCGGCGGCCCGGCGCACCATTCCGACGGTCACGGTACAGGATGTGCCTGTCGTGCAGGAGCGGCTGGCACCGGTTGCGCCGCGGCAGGCCCGCCCGATGGCGACGCCGCTGGCGCGGAACGGGCGCATGGCCCTGGCCGGCCGTGCCGCCAAGGTGGAGTGGCGGCGCATCCGGCGCAGCCTCACCGAACAGGGCTTTCCCGGCGCTGTGGCGACCGATATCACCCGCGCGGTGTACCGCCGGCTGACAGGCGAAGAGGCCCCGGATGTCGAATTCGAACTGTTGATCGATCCTGAGACGGCGCGAGCCCAGGCGCAGATGCACAGCGAACTGGCTTCGATTCTGCCCCTGCTGGACCTTGAGTCGGTGGCGGTGCTGCGGAACCGGGCCGAAGCGGCGGAAGACGCGATGGCCGAGCTGGAAGAGCAGAACGTGATGGATGCGCCCGATGCGGCGGCGGCCGACGAGGCCCTGGCGCAGGAGCTGGCCCATCGCCTGCCGATGCTGCGTACGGGCGGCCAGAGCGTGGTTCCGGCCGGGCACGTGGTCGCGTTGATCGGACCGGCTGGCGCTGGTAAGTCATTGACAGCGGCCAAGATCGCGATGACCGCGATCGCTGAGCGGGAACGGCCGGTACGCATCGTCAGCGTCAGCGGCCGGGCGGCCGGCGCCAGTGCGCGGCTGGCGGCGCTGGCGGCCATCCTCGAGGTGCCTTTCCAGAGCATCGAATCGCCTGAGGAGCTGGGTCCGTCGCTGACGGAACAGATGGAAGGCGAGCTGGTGATCGTGGACACCCCGGGCTTCTCGCGGCGCGAGGAAGAGACGACGCGGCGCTGGGCGCGGGAGCTCTCGTGCTCAGAGATCGCCCACATCAGCCTGGTCCTATCGGCGACGACCAAACCTGCCGATCTATTTGCCACGGCACGGCAATTCAGTCTGTTTCATCCCGACAGTTTGACGTTCACGCATGGGGACTGTACGTCGGAGGCCGGGTCATGCCTGGCGCTCGCGATCTCGGCCCGCATGCCGGTGGCGTACTGGAGCGAAGGACAGGAGATTCCCGAAGATCTCGGCGTGCCCCAAGCGGACGAATTTGTCCGGAAAACTATGCCAGCCCTGTCGGCGGCGGTGTAGGTGAGTGGAGGCGAAGATGGCATCCTCTCAATTCACAGCGTACGAAAGTGAAGTGGCCTCGGCTACTTCCTCCCGCGAAACGTTGATCTTAGAACACTTGCCTCTGGTACGGTGGATTGCCCATCGCATTCACGAGCGTCTGCCGCGCGAGTTTGCCCTGGACGACCTGATCTCGACGGGCATCCTGGGGTTGATCGCGGCGATCGACAGTTACGATCCGATCCACAACGTCAAGCTTTCCACCTTTGCCAGTTACCGGATCCGCGGCGCGATCATGGACAGCATCCGCGGCATCGACGGCATCGCTCCGCATCACCGCAAGGTGGTGAAGCAGGTGCAGGCGGCGATCGGGAAACTGGAGCAGCGGCTGCAGCGGCCGCCGAGCGAAGACGAGATCGCGGCCGAACTGGGCATGGAGCTGGAAGAGTACCAGCAGACGCTGGTGCAGACGCGAGGCGTCTCCATCGGCAGCCTGGACGCGGCTCCGGTCAATACGGACAAGATGACCTTCCTGTGTTTCTTCGCGGATCGCGAAGACCAGGAGCCCGGCCGCATTCTGGAACGGGCTGAACTCAAAAAGGTGATCGCCGAGGGTATTTCGCGCATGCCGATGGCGGAGCGCCAGGTGCTGGCCCTGTACTACCAGGAGGGCCTGAACCTGAAAGAGATTGCGTCCATCATGAACCTGCATTACAGCCGGATTTCGCAACTGAAAACGCAGGCGATCCTGAGGTTGAAGACGCTGATGGACAAGAAATGGCCGACGCCGCGAGGGGACATCTGACATGACACCCACCGGTCAAGCGCTCGATGGACAGATAGCACCGGCGACTGTGCCGGGACTTTGGGAGAACGAGGTGGAGCCTTTGCTGGACCTGGATTTGCCGGTGAGCGTGCGATTTGGGAAGGTGCGGATGCCGTTGTCCCAGGCACTCGAACTGGGCGACGGATCGATTGTGGAACTGGACTCGCGCGTAGACGATCCGGTGGAAGTGCTGGTGCACGGCAAAGTCGTGGCGCTGGGGCAGCTTGTCGTGGTCGACGGCTACTACGGCGTGGAAGTGACGTCGCTGGCGGGCAATGGGACGGCGCGGGTGCCCTTGGAAGCCGTTCTGAATGCCGGCAGCGGTGAGGCGGACCGGGAAGAGGAGATGGTGCAGGAATGACACGCTTTTTCGGGTTGGTGACCGTGCGGCGCAGAAAGCCCGGCACGGAAGACGAAGCCGTCGTGGAGCGTACAGAATCG encodes the following:
- a CDS encoding FliM/FliN family flagellar motor switch protein, whose protein sequence is MTPTGQALDGQIAPATVPGLWENEVEPLLDLDLPVSVRFGKVRMPLSQALELGDGSIVELDSRVDDPVEVLVHGKVVALGQLVVVDGYYGVEVTSLAGNGTARVPLEAVLNAGSGEADREEEMVQE
- a CDS encoding sigma-70 family RNA polymerase sigma factor, with product MASSQFTAYESEVASATSSRETLILEHLPLVRWIAHRIHERLPREFALDDLISTGILGLIAAIDSYDPIHNVKLSTFASYRIRGAIMDSIRGIDGIAPHHRKVVKQVQAAIGKLEQRLQRPPSEDEIAAELGMELEEYQQTLVQTRGVSIGSLDAAPVNTDKMTFLCFFADREDQEPGRILERAELKKVIAEGISRMPMAERQVLALYYQEGLNLKEIASIMNLHYSRISQLKTQAILRLKTLMDKKWPTPRGDI
- a CDS encoding sigma-54 interaction domain-containing protein encodes the protein MTGKMYCVIDELAHATDDMLRMVQPGDTIQRFQRLEDAVNTAVREDGSQFLIHWPYLDWTETRLRGQLLNLARSINISIYDPHELIAEHEQWQAANIHVFGRGGQTQTPARAAGDPWAGWRRWLIGESDTMRKIVEMIRIVADRRTTVLLLGETGTGKEAAARAIHEASGRRDQELVPVNCAAIPESLIEAELFGHAKGAYTGAIGARAGYFERAHRGTLLLDEIGEMPLALQGKLLRVLQEREIQRVGGGETVPVDCRIIAASNVDLAEEARLKRFRSDLFYRLSVVVLRLPALRERREDIPVLVDHFIERICKAENLARCRVTPDALRRLADCDWPGNVRQLEHAVESAVVMSDGRTVLTAYDFPIDVPLNHVAPAPPASGSFPVLPETGLDMEETVRRLEMHLLSEALGRANGNKARAADLLGLKRTTLLYKARSLGFAIA
- the flhA gene encoding flagellar biosynthesis protein FlhA, translated to MANDSTSTPAVAPTRAMLRHAEWTDMAVPVAVLCIVVALVTPLPSVVLDFLLVLDIMTSVIVLMVAMYIRKAVEFSIFPSALLLLTLSRLALNISASRLILLNGNSGASAAGHVIEAFGTFVVGGNYVIGTVIFLVLIAIQYVVINHGAVRISEVTARFTLDALPGKQMSIDADMNAGLITEQEARTRRKQLAAEAEFYGAMDGASRFTQRDAVASILITGINIIAGFLIGVLQHGMDLKHALETYTILTIGEGLVSVIPALMISISGGLIVTRSSSEQRLGAEVSQQMFSNAQPLLLSSGVLAVLGMFPGLPALPFFAASAGIGYAGWRIRQKADASAALVAPVKKESAQVNVESLLKVEPLALDVGLGLVQLVEGGSESPLLLRITALRRQLAGQSGYLLPPLKVSDNLSLRSREYRVMLRGAEIARYELLAGHSLAIPGVNAQPLREGKATRDPAFGQTAFWIAAGLSDQARAAGYTVVDAVSIIGAHLAELIRKYACELFSRQDAKNYCDRVAQEHPKVVEDLVPKLLSLSVIQKVLQNLLRERVPVRDSVLILEAMSEAAVTTKNPILLTEFVRQAIRRVLVEPYLNSDRALEVFLLAPETEHLIEKAIEHHETTSSLALAPTRIREVVEEVRRRVGSGDNSAVLLTSTSVRYFVRQILEQYMPGVAVLSHGEIPAEVRIHVSGHPGATAQLEAKAGA
- a CDS encoding flagellar biosynthesis protein FlhF; translation: MKSKSFFADRVHDAMLAARAELGSDAVLLSSHRTPAEVRHLGEFEVVCGYTEKPAALELSAPPAARRTIPTVTVQDVPVVQERLAPVAPRQARPMATPLARNGRMALAGRAAKVEWRRIRRSLTEQGFPGAVATDITRAVYRRLTGEEAPDVEFELLIDPETARAQAQMHSELASILPLLDLESVAVLRNRAEAAEDAMAELEEQNVMDAPDAAAADEALAQELAHRLPMLRTGGQSVVPAGHVVALIGPAGAGKSLTAAKIAMTAIAERERPVRIVSVSGRAAGASARLAALAAILEVPFQSIESPEELGPSLTEQMEGELVIVDTPGFSRREEETTRRWARELSCSEIAHISLVLSATTKPADLFATARQFSLFHPDSLTFTHGDCTSEAGSCLALAISARMPVAYWSEGQEIPEDLGVPQADEFVRKTMPALSAAV